From a single Miscanthus floridulus cultivar M001 chromosome 8, ASM1932011v1, whole genome shotgun sequence genomic region:
- the LOC136470408 gene encoding protein FAR1-RELATED SEQUENCE 5-like: MVTPDANQLFYPEAHNHKLEPSPRMTRYMHAHKNMAEGMSDLFNIMTRNGVPHQAALNVMADLYDGQHMCGFTEKDIKNMKAAKAREEREDDLNKLLQFFRECKENNEYFYWDVDADPKTGVIKNIFWSHASQRAEYKDFGDAITFDTTHKTNSKKMSLAMFVGANNNLKNVTFGQALIGDESIGSFKWLFETFKSCMGGQEPHVILTDEDPAMKVAIELVFFKSQHKNCRWHIIRPWEFELDQLYTEHKDKNLKERLESLINYPLGPTQFEVEWEKLVDECGIADHPAIRALWDKRERWIAAYFKGIRMLDSLQHADHMDVGETHYAQAEVVRAYKAKFDEQLCRVYTRPVYQEYKKQYNNSTAFVIRPDPDPQMSNGWLVKHEQGGGSFSGHNMNSGWLLIRTMVNIDANANNGNTQVRKIPEKYIQKRYTRSARQEVTWDRHDGVLIGPAASQEQTWMSSLLPKLMKLGRARSRSDRACQETNRQLDKIIPGIEMFPRSMENGSPGSGPSATESVATTAHPANDDTTTNGSLGSVPSATGSVVTTTQPDNGSAGSQPSSALLHDGLLLIEPPIARTKGRGKKRKNEVEPPRDGIPFNTYDKENYGNKECSGCGVRGSHYVTTCPINPDRSKAAEMRLHEKSAKANARPPRKRGQPKIVRDLHEESDVDVAEVAKTQPSSSAHRGAGRGRGSATRGRGGRAPRVNCNE; the protein is encoded by the exons GAGCCATCTCCCAGGATGACAAGATACATGCATGCACACAAGAACATGGCAGAAGGCATGAGTGACTTATTTAACATAATGACAAGGAACGGAGTTCCACATCAGGCAGCATTGAATGTGATGGCGGATCTGTATGATGGTCAACATATGTGTGGTTTTACAGAGAAGGACATAAAGAATAT GAAGGCGGCAAAGGCTAGGgaggaaagagaagatgatcttAACAAGCTGCTGCAGTTCTTCAGAGAATGCAAGGAGAACAACGAATATTTCTACTGGGATGTGGATGCAGATCCAAAGACTGGAGTGATCAAAAACATATTCTGGAGTCATGCAAGCCAGAGAGCTGAATACAAAGATTTTGGAGATGCCATCACCTTTGATACGACACATAAAACCAACAGCAAGaagatgtcgctggcgatgtttgtTGGAGCCAACAATAACCTCAAGAACGTGACCTTCGGACAAGCTCTGATTGGTGATGAATCGATTGGATCATTCAAATGGTTGTTTGAGACGTTCAAGAGTTGCATGGGTGGACAGGAACCACATGTTATCCTGACAG ACGAAGATCCAGCAATGAAAGTTGCAATTGAGTTGGTGTTTTTCAAGTCTCAACACAAAAACTGTCGCTGGCACATAATAAGGCCTTGGGAGTTTGAGTTGGACCAGCTGTACACCGAGCACAAGGATAAAAACTTGAAGGAAAGGCTTGAATCGTTGATAAACTATCCATTGGGGCCGACGCAATTTGAGGTTGAATGGGAGAAGCTAGTTGATGAGTGTGGCATTGCTGATCATCCTGCCATTAGAGCCCTATGGGATAAGAGGGAGAGGTGGATAGCTGCTTATTTCAAGGGGAT AAGGATGCTAGACTCACTCCAGCATGCTGACCACATGGACGTAGGAGAGACACATTATGCACag GCTGAGGTGGTGCGGGCTTACAAAGCAAAATTTGATGAGCAGCTATGCAGAGTGTACACTAGACCTGTATACCAAGAGTACAAAAAGCAGTACAATAACAGCACAGCATTTGTCATTCGCCCTGATCCAGACCCACAGATGAGTAATGGCTGGTTGGTGAAGCATGAACAAGGGGGAGGGAGCTTCTCTGGGCACAACATGAATTCAGGGTGGTTGCTGATAAGGACAATGGTGAATATAGATGCGAATGCAAACAATGGGAACACACAG GTCAGGAAAATCCCAGAGAAGTACATCCAGAAAAGGTACACTCGTAGTGCGAGGCAAGAAGTTACGTGGGATAGGCATGACGGCGTGCTAATTGGTCCAGCAGCAAGCCAAGAACAGACCTGGATGTCCAGCTTGCTACCTAAGTTGATGAAGCTCGGAAGGGCAAGAAGTAGGTCAGATCGTGCTTGTCAAGAGACAAATAGGCAGCTGGACAAGATCATCCCAGGAATTGAAATGTTTCCAAGAAGCATGGAGAATGGGTCACCAGGTAGTGGGCCGTCAGCAACTGAATCAGTGGCGACAACAGCACACCCTGCtaatgatgacaccacaactaatGGGTCGCTTGGCAGTGTGCCGTCGGCAACTGGATCAGTGGTGACAACAACACAACCTGATAATGGTAGCGCTGGATCGCAGCCATCATCAGCGCTATTGCATGATGGATTGTTGCTGATTGAGCCCCCTATAGCACGCACAAAAGGCAGagggaagaaaaggaaaaatgaagtTGAGCCTCCACGTGATGGTATCCCGTTCAACACATATGACAAAGAAAACTATGGTAACAAGGAATGCAGCGGGTGTGGGGTCCGAGGTTCACATTACGTCACGACATGTCCGATAAACCCCGATCGAAGCAAGGCAGCAGAAATGCGTCTCCACGAAAAGAGTGCTAAAGCAAATGCTAGGCCTCCAAGGAAAAGAGGGCAGCCAAAGATAGTGAGGGATCTACATGAAGAAAGTGATGTAGATGTTGCCGAAGTTGCTAAAACACAACCAAGCAGCTCTGCGCACAGAGgggctggaagaggaagaggttcaGCAACCAGAGGCCGTGGGGGGAGAGCTCCGCGTGTGAACTGCAACGAGTAA